GGTCTGTTGTCTTGGGCGAGGTTTGGAGAAtagcagcaaaggagagagagagacgcaGCGAGGAAGAGAggggaaaagggaaaagaattcgcGATTGTGAGGAAATAGGGATACGATCCGGTGGCGATGCGCGAAGGGATGAAATTATATTATTAGTAaccacgatatatatatatatatatatatatatatatatatatatatatatatatatatatatatatatatatatatatatatataaaggcaaaatcttgcaGTTTCAATAGAGTTGTCGATTTCCTCTCATTTAATTAATAATTGGAAAATTTAACGTATTTTAATTTTCCATGTTTCTTATTATTACATGAAGAATTCCAGACTTTCTAAAATGCCTAAAAGCGACCTTTTTTTCCCTCGTTTTCATCTGATTGGGGCTATCAAACGTGTTCGAGatctaaagaaaaaatatatgtttttacAAATCTTAAAGCAGCTAACGCTATCTAATAGATGTGACTTAACTGCATTATGTACTAATAGACAAATCCTATTACTTTGATTACGGCTAAATGATAACAAATCTATTTGTCATAAAGAGATTGAATCTGTTATCGTAAATTCAAATCCCGGTAACGCCACGGGTTTCAATGGGTTTAATGCCCATTAAAGGTATGTTTTCTTGCTTTGCTCCGAAGAAAAAGAAtctttaatcattttgtttttattttcgaCTGTTATCATTTTGTTGATTTCCGAATATTAATGACTAGGAAATCATTTTGTTGATTTCCGAATATTATTTATCTAATTCATTTTAAAGATTATATCCAATTATTTAGTCCAAATACTTTAAGATATTATTGATTGCAATCAACATGCTTTCATCAAACTATTAGATTCACTTTATTGAGGCAAATCAACATGGTTTTCCTAGTCAAAGATATTGGGTAGATACAATCTTGTATTACCAACCTAACAATCACTATAAACTCAAACAGAACAAAAGTGTTGTTCTATGACTACTCATCTTTTCCTGATAATTATGTATAGTTCGCCGAAGAGTCTCTAAATCATACTGCTAGCCAAAGCAGACCACAACCTCATCACATTCCTTTAGTGACTCAAATGTTTGCATATAATAAATATCATGTTCTACATAGGTTCATAATCCATAACATTCCTTTTTATTGGCTTGATATAGAGAGAgaattcctcctcttcttccttctccgtcTCCAAGCCGCATATACCTGCATGACAAAGGAGAAAATGTCAACAAGTAGAACAGGAAGCAGAGAACCAGTCGTGATCACGCCGACCCGGTTTCATGGACCGGACCAAATCGCGTTTTGCCTCCTCGATCCCTTGGATTATAAGCAATGGAGATGCGAGTAATGACCTGGCAAAGTCAACATCGTTGACTAATAAATATGGAAGAAGTCAAAGCCACCCGAGCCTACATATAATGCCCAGTCCTGGCACAGGTTTCTGTAATCTTACTCTTCTTCAAGGAGTTTGGTATGGATCTCTTCTCGGAGGAACAGATCACCGAGTTCTACGCAACCTTCTGCCTCTTTGACAAGAATGGAGATGgtcggttcttcttcttcttcttcttcttcttcttcttcttcttcttcttcttcttcttcttcgacacCCACCCACCCATCTTTGATCTGTTATGCTTCCTCTCATGCCTTTCACTGGATTTCTCAGGGTGTATCACGTTCGAAGAATTATCGACCGTCATCAAGTCGCTGGGCCTGAAGCCTAACGAAGGAGAGGTGCACAAAATGATCAGCGAAATCGATGCGAATGGCAATGGGACGATAGAATTCCAGGAGTTCTTGAACCTGATGGCCAGCAAattaaacaaggtaaagcaagagCTCTTTATGGCAAGCCACCGAATGGTTTCTCCTCGATCAATCTTCATTCAACACACGTTCTCATGGCAGGGGATTGACTCAGAGGACGAACTCAAAGAGGCCTTCAAAGTCTTCGACAAGGACCAGAATGGCTTCATCTCCGCGACCGAGGTGCGTTATAGGTCTCCCTGAGCTGAAGGAAGGCGTACGTGGGCGTGCATTAGTATCTGATTCGTATTTCTGTGTTCTTGCAGCTAAGGAACGTGATGATAAGTCTGGGAGAGAAATTAACGGATGAAGAGGTGGCTCAGATGATCAGAGAGGCGGACTTGGATGGAGATGGGCAAGTCAACTTCGAAGAATTTGTGAAGATGATGTCTGTATGATCACTATATAAAGAGTAGGCATTACATGTACATGTTCATGAAGTTTTCAGCTTTTTCTTTGGGGGGGGGGATACAGAAACAGTGGATGATTCTTTTGTAGTTTCAGACATTGACATACAAATTCCAAGTTCCAAACTCGGTTTTCCTTTCACAACTTTCCCCCACACTGGTCAAAACATGATGCAAAGACCAATGTGCAGCTGGGAAAGTACTAAGAATATCATATTGTCAAGTTCATATTGAGCAAAAAGAGATGGACATTTATGATCTTCTCAAACGATAACATGGTACAGAAAATAAAGaggcaatatatttttttttcctttttaatacTATTCATCATAATGCCAAAGTTTCCAGCATCTGAGAAATGTGGACATCCTAAATGCTGATGCTACTACATCCAGTCCTaattgctacaagtgcatgttCTCCTTCATATGATGCATAGAGATTGTCTCTTGGTCCCTTCAGGTACAACTCCTTTGGTCACTCTGTCCCTTTCTTTGTAATAAGGATGGTGAGAACTCAACAAACACATGAATTTTCTTCTGCAAATGATTGATCTGAAAGCAATGAAGAGGAGTCTGTCCATAAAGAATCTTCATTTTCTTAAAGATAAATAGGAGGATTCTGAAGCAGAATGAGCAGTAATGCCACAAGCAACACAACAATGGAATGGTTGAAATGAAGGCTTGAGCATATTTAGACtccttttctccctctttttcttcttcaaaaGCCAATGCAGGAAATAGTTGGAGGAAGAAGAAAGTAAGCATTTATCAGGTGCCATTCTCACCCACTACGTGAAGAGGGCGACCAAGGACGGGTGACGATTTCCTTGGCCACTCATGGCTGCAGCAattatggtggtggtggtgctgctgctgccgcaGGAGTGGTGTGAATCATAATCATCCAGCTCAAGTGGACATTCCCAACAGGCCACCAGCCTCATGGTTGATGGCGATGGAAAAGCCTTGGATGCTGCTCATTAGTACAACAAATGAGACCTTCCACTCTGAATTAACAGTGCATGTTACTCAAATAGTGACAATACACCAAAACTCTTAATCCAAATCCAACCCTCTTAACCAATTTGATATGATAGTACAAACCAAACCTTCATGTTTACAACCTAATCAATCAAGTAATGACACAATTTGATACATTTATGGGACTCAAAAGTTACCATATTAATTCTTAAACCTGAACCCAACTCATGAAATAGTAAGGTTAAACATAACAATCAGTCTGTGACAAGAACACATTTAGGCCTAATCCAAACATAATATCTCTCCACTGACTTGACTTGCTTTGTAGCAGTCAAAGATTGTGCCAGCCACaatcttttcttccttctttcctgTTTAAGTATATGTATTATACCCCCcaaacacttcaacaagaaataaCCATTATGATTGATCTCATTATCTTCCCTTGCACTCTTTACAAATGGAGAGATGGAATTAGCTTCACATGCATTCTTATCCGGATCTTGAGTTAAGATGGTTCATGCAGCATTCCTTAGGTGAGGAGCTTCTTCTCGTTGACGATATTGAGCAGGCGCGACACTCCCTGAGTCCACATCTCATGCTCCCTCTGGCTCAGGCACTCGAACTCGATGACACGGTGCTCTGCGGTCCTCAAGCCAAAGTAGCGGCGCTGCTCGCCGCCTTGGAGCAGATGTCGGCCCGGCCATGCCTGGATCTCCTTGCAGACTTCTACAACTACATCTGCAATTAAGCATCGCCCAGAACAAGTCAGGCTCACAAGGAACTTGGAGTCCAGGCCTTGGGGGATTGTCCTAAAGAGAACTGTGTGGCCacttactcttcttcttcttggtgatTGTCCCAGCAACATGCCTACTCTTCATCTTAAGCATGACCTGCAAAAAGAACACCATTGATCGGAATTGGCATCTCAAACCTGGAGGACaaaaaattgaaatattttgttACCTGACCCACGCCATTAATGTAGATTGAGACTAACTTCCAGTGAAGTGCACCTGAAATTAGATCAATCGACAGAAATGAATCCTTTGATATGAGCCTTTATAGGAAAACCATGAGAATGATAACTAAATTCGATACCTTTTCGGGTGCGTTTGAGCAGATCAGTCCCCTTGGCGAGGAATTCCTGGCTACAGAGGCCTAAGAAGTTATCTTCCTCTGGGACGAACTCATCGCCGAAACTGCTGCCATTGCTTTCCAAGTCCTTCTGTTGCTTGTTGCGGTGGTGATTGTTGTGGTTTCCCATGGCTCCCTTCTCCACTGGTATGACAGCAGCAATGTTCCACACGTCCTTGAGCGCCCTTGCCTTCAGGGTTGCCGCCCCTCGTAATGCTGGAACCCATTACAGTCTCATGGATCTTACCACACAAACAACGTGAATTGAAAGGTTTGGTAAGAGGGCGGTAATCACCAGTTGCAGCAGCAGCTGTAAGAGTAACGATATCTCCGGGAGTCCTGACATTAACAGCAGAGCCGACGACTGACGCCAGGTGCTCGCGCTCGGCCCCCATGGACTCGGCAGCCTCCACACACTGTGCGGCGACGAGGGTGGCAGCCGACGCGACCGCCATATCGATCCTGGCCGCGCGGTCATCTTTACCAGACCCTGAGGCGGCAGCGGTGGCGGCTGCTACAGCTGCCACCGCTGCAGCAACCCCAGCCACCGAGATTGCGGCATGGAGCTGTGCATTCTGGGCCCGGGTCTCCTCTTTCTTCCTCTCCCTTCTGTCCTTGAGCCACCTTCCCACGGTCTTGCTCGTCCCTCTGTAGTGCTGCGGTTTGGGCGTCGCAATTGCCCGGCAATACTGCATTCATTACATTGCAGCCAACATGTAATGATCCAAGATTGTTTATTTCTTTTCAAGCGATCACTATCAGACATTTATTAGCATCCAACGTAAAGATTTGAGGTAAAATAACAATCTTAATCCGGTGACGAGGAGCACCAACAAAAAGAACCACTGCATGAGAAAGCTGTTTAGCTGAAACTACTGTCCATGGTATTGCCCAGAGGATAGAATGGACACTGAGTCCTCATGCTGGGCAGGGAGAAGGACAAACATTTGAATAGCAATATTATCCTTCGTGCTGCATACAGGATGAAGGACATCAGATAAGCCACAAGGATAACAGATGGTGATAGTGTAGCAATCAACGACAGAAGACAGACATGGAGGCAAACACTGGGATGCTGTTTGCTTTTACTGACATGGGTTGCTTCTTTACCCAGGCAAGAACTGAGGAAACAGGATTCTTTTGACCTCAAGCAACACAGATCCCATTGTCCAATGCAGGCTTTGCTCAGGGAGCAACAGGACAAAAGAAAGAACCTTATTTTATTCATCACAATGCATCTTTGGCTTCACTCTAACGCCTTAAAAGACCAATCTCATCTTCTTTATCATCCTCACAAGATCTTTGACTCTGTCAACCCCAACTTTGTCTATTAATCAACATCTTACAGGATTAAAAACTACCAATATAAGATGACATGGGGAGAAGGAGGACTAAAGGGGGCAAAAAAAAGCAATGAAGCTAAAGCTCGCAAAGTAGTAAAAGGGACCGTCAATTAATTACTCTGCTAATTATAGAGGTGTCAGGAATTTTATTGGAGGAAGAGAAAGgcatcttcctctttctcctttctCTTTTACAACCTTGTTTCTTCctccaaaatatttcaaaagGCATTGATAGCTCGGTGCCATTGGCTTGGGTACTCCATCTTCCAAAGAGACCATCTGTCTCCTCGAAGTCTGTAAATTACTCACCAAAGTTTCTGGGATTTGCATGTTAGACTTCCAATTTGGTAGCTTTGAGGAGCAAATAAACTTGATATACACTAAAcaaattaaaatgaaatactAATATGCTTCTTTCAGTTCTGCTGCTTCCTTGCCCATAGAAGTCTTAACACAGTGTATTACTAACCTTTTTCTACACAAATTTATATTTTGTTTCAATCAAAGCTCTGAAAATTAATCAAGTAGATTTACAAAGGAAGGTTAAGTgccatgagagaaaaaaaaatggaacACCAGAAGATAGttttcttcttttcaatttacAAACCAAAGAAGCATTAGTTTGAGAGAGAAGAAACACATCATGGTGAATTAGCTAACATAGAGCGTTGGAGAGAAGAAAGGACCTTAAGGTCATCCATTTCACAGGGGGAGACCGGAGGGCTGTCCGAGAGCGATCCGCCGCCGTTGAGAGGGCCGCTGCTGTGAGAAAGCCGGCCAGACGTCAGAGGAGACACTTCCTGCCATTGTCCAAGTAATGAAGAAGAATAAGAACATGGGATCAAAATTAGGCGCGGAGGAAGCTGTTCCTGCGGCTTGCGAACGAACAAAAGACAGAATCTAACAAAATAGCTCAGGAATGAGGGTGTCAGAATTCGAGAACGTTCAACTATAATTGAATGCATTGAGCAGCAAGCGTTTTGTTGCTTTCCAGACTTTTCTACTACTAAAATCaagaaggagaaaggaagaattaCTTCGTGGAGTTTGTCCAGAGAGAAATTTTGACTGTGCTCGTCACAAAACATGAAGAACAGAAGCTAATATGTAGTACTTTAAACAAAAGCAGCTTCTTTTTCATGAAGAAAGTTCTCAGTTGTCTGTCTTTGCAAGAAATTAAAACTAAGAAGAggtgaagaacaagaagaaggacGCCCATCAGCGAGCTGGAAAAAGATGTGATTTTTAAGCAGCAGCACCCACCGACTGGGACATTATCCGCTCCATCACCATCTGCGAGGTGGCAGACGACGCGAAGGTGAACGGATTCCCAGCGACCACCACCAGCTCCTCTGGCTCCTCCTCTGGAATCGCCCCTGCCGGCGGTGGGAGCAGCGAcggaggaggtggcggcggcggccccAGGGCCTTGGACACTTCGAGCGCGGAGGCGCTCCAGGACCGCGACAAGAACTCCATGGGGTCCTTGGGGACCTCCGGCGGCCGAAGGCCGTATGCTAGCGCGGCTTCCGCGCGCCATTGCTCTCTGTTCCCATCCATAAAGCCAAACAACAGCAGCCGCAGTAACAATATCAATAATGATACAACAAGAGGGCGGTGGGCAGTAGTAAGTGAAGATGGTAGTCGGGAGAGAGAGGCTGATGGTGGTGTTTTTATAGCAGAAGAGACGAACGGAGGCACGACAGATGGGTTGGAGTGGAATATCAGGAAGGGGGTTGAGACTGTTTTAGTGACTAAGACCAGTTTCCTCctctcacagagagagagagagagagagggagggagttgCTTTCATGGCTCCAGTGCCACTGTCCCTCTTATTAATTGCctctcttctctctccctctctctcaccCAACTTGCATGGGATGTTTGCCACAACAGTTGCCTCAGTGATTGCAGCAGATTCTACCAAATACACACTGTAGCCAAAAAAACAAAGGATAGGGAGGGAGAAAGAGtatgtattttattttatgttgagagagagagagagagagagagagagaacagagtGTGTCTTCTATGTTATGGGGTGAGAGACAGAGAAGAGTTGGATTCATACACTTGTCTGGCTTTTTTTACATGTACAAGTCCTCTTACTATTGATCCTGTGATCCAAGCAAAAGACTGCTTCCAATGAAACAAAGAACACAAGGGAATGGGATGGACTAATTCCCTGAGTGTCCATTGAAGGGAGAGGATGGGGTTGTGCCATGCACTGACATGGGAACCACCCTTGCAATTTGACTACTTGTCTGCATCCAACTAATTTACATACATGGAGGGAGAGGCCACATCCACCCAGTGTGGCTCCCACACAAAAGGTTGTGCCATTATAAATCACTGCACCTTTTCCCTTCCATTCTCACAATCAACATATTTCATTTTGTCACCAAGTAAAACCCACATACATAGGGTTCATTTTTGCCCCCAAAAAACCCAAAAGAAATACTTGGTATTTGACCAAAAAACAATGTACACTAAATCTTCCATCTTTTTCAATTCTTGGCTGGCCCAATTGTAGGTCAGTCCAATCAAAATATGATGACTTGATTATTGATTTGGACAATTGTGTTGATGCTACTTGGAGTTATTTGGGGCTTATTGAAATGACATGTATTTAGCTGTAAGAAAAAGATGTGAAAAATCACTGGTGTTCTCATTGTGGTGGACCAGAGTAGGTCCAAAAATATATGTCTTTATCAGTAATTGAATCAAAAAATATTGAGGGACCAATATCTATACagatcttaaatgtcatagttggCTCCACTGTACTGATCTCACCTTCACAGTGCTTATATTTTGTTAAACCATAGCATACAGATGACCTATCAACATCCAAGCATTGGTTTTTTGTTTGTACATATGAGAAACACAAGACAAAAAAGAACAAATCATGAGCCTTCTTCCATGCAAGATAAAATTCATCATGAAGATGTGCTCCTTTAATTATTGGGTTCTTTAGGTTTCTATGCCATGTTACAAGCAATCTCACAAGCCTATAGTCACTCATACAGTTCCCACTCATGAGCATATTATATTCTAAAATTTCAACTCCTCATTTAGCCTTTCATAGCCATCTTTTCTTTATCAAATTAATGATAATGagacatataaaaaaaaacattttgaTTGATAGTATGCTttctttttatatgaatgtcATACAGTACCATTGACATATATATTTGTCACAACAGTGAAATGAAATGGTCACATTTGAAACAGTGTTTTCTCCCCTCTCCCGTCTCCCGTctcccctctcctctcctctcctcttttaGAGTTCCACTCATTATTCTCATCTCAGAGCTAAGGATGTGAGTGAACAGAAAGTCCAACGACACACAGTGGCGTCAAAGCTTAGAGTGCACATCCaacgagagggagagaggaagtCGGCCACTCGGGCACTCCACCCACCTGCGACTACTAAAAGAAGCACCACCTCACCAACCATCAATCAAATATATTTGCTTGGAAAAGATTGATTGGCTTTCACTTCGATCGCCTCGACTATGGACGCATTGATTGTCTTCTCCGAGGCTCTACGTTTGCCATTGCCACAATAAACAGCAAAACAacgacaacaaaacaaaactcctTTTGTGATAATAAACGAATATAATATGTTTTCTATCAATTTTTTTGTGTATGTATTTTTAATCGAGCCATTTTTCTCCGAAACTCTCTTTTTAGAATTTTGCTTAGAGGTATaataagttttatttttttcatatagtATCTCTTATATTCTATAATATTAATATCGACGTTATTGTCTATCGTCTTTGCTTTACTTCGTTTTATCGTAAGGTCTTTATCATCATTGTCATCACCTCCGTTtgtctttttattctttttttcttttcaaaagtATGAGAATGAAACTAATGTGTGAAGAAGGAAATAAGATGAACAAGAATACTTCACGATAATGCCATGAGAACAAAGATGACAATATAGAAATTAATAATTGAGCGCAAGCACGATAAAGATACCATAAAAGTGGGATGAGATGGAAGTATAATGGGTAAAGAAAGATAAGTGATTAGACAACGGAGAATGTGAAGAACATTTACGATATTAAAGAAAATAAGAGAACATcatttgaaaaataataataagggtATTTCCTGGAAAAACTTAGAAATATGAGTTTTTAAAAGAAAATAGTCATTTTTAATTTATTCTAACTAATGTCAATGACTACAAAAATGATTAATCAAAGTTGATGGTTGGAAACTTAGACAAATTAAGGAATAAG
This DNA window, taken from Musa acuminata AAA Group cultivar baxijiao chromosome BXJ3-7, Cavendish_Baxijiao_AAA, whole genome shotgun sequence, encodes the following:
- the LOC135642545 gene encoding calmodulin-like protein 8 isoform X1, with the protein product MDLFSEEQITEFYATFCLFDKNGDGCITFEELSTVIKSLGLKPNEGEVHKMISEIDANGNGTIEFQEFLNLMASKLNKVKQELFMASHRMVSPRSIFIQHTFSWQGIDSEDELKEAFKVFDKDQNGFISATELRNVMISLGEKLTDEEVAQMIREADLDGDGQVNFEEFVKMMSV
- the LOC135642545 gene encoding calmodulin-like protein 8 isoform X2; this translates as MDLFSEEQITEFYATFCLFDKNGDGCITFEELSTVIKSLGLKPNEGEVHKMISEIDANGNGTIEFQEFLNLMASKLNKGIDSEDELKEAFKVFDKDQNGFISATELRNVMISLGEKLTDEEVAQMIREADLDGDGQVNFEEFVKMMSV
- the LOC135642541 gene encoding VAN3-binding protein-like; this encodes MDGNREQWRAEAALAYGLRPPEVPKDPMEFLSRSWSASALEVSKALGPPPPPPPSLLPPPAGAIPEEEPEELVVVAGNPFTFASSATSQMVMERIMSQSEVSPLTSGRLSHSSGPLNGGGSLSDSPPVSPCEMDDLKYCRAIATPKPQHYRGTSKTVGRWLKDRRERKKEETRAQNAQLHAAISVAGVAAAVAAVAAATAAASGSGKDDRAARIDMAVASAATLVAAQCVEAAESMGAEREHLASVVGSAVNVRTPGDIVTLTAAAATALRGAATLKARALKDVWNIAAVIPVEKGAMGNHNNHHRNKQQKDLESNGSSFGDEFVPEEDNFLGLCSQEFLAKGTDLLKRTRKGALHWKLVSIYINGVGQVMLKMKSRHVAGTITKKKKNVVVEVCKEIQAWPGRHLLQGGEQRRYFGLRTAEHRVIEFECLSQREHEMWTQGVSRLLNIVNEKKLLT